A genomic segment from Acyrthosiphon pisum isolate AL4f chromosome A3, pea_aphid_22Mar2018_4r6ur, whole genome shotgun sequence encodes:
- the LOC103310072 gene encoding tigger transposable element-derived protein 4-like, which produces MSRCQITLDEKIGIIGRLENGEEIGAIAREFGTSSSTISTIWDRRDSLKTMLEIVSLRTKQLRTAQHKDLEEAVLAWFKKQRLANVPISGPMLKAKTEQLAEGLKIEDFKCSASWVLSFRQRHNIGFGKMAGESTAVCSRCHDDVWPSGTGYSESDEESFVLLDSDGSFVLLDS; this is translated from the coding sequence ATGTCGCGTTGTCAGATCACGTTGGACGAAAAAATCGGTATAATCGGACGGTTGGAAAACGGCGAGGAAATCGGCGCGATCGCCAGAGAATTCGGCACCTCGTCGTCGACGATTTCGACCATATGGGACAGGAGGGATTCGTTGAAAACGATGTTGGAAATCGTGTCGCTCCGGACGAAACAACTGCGCACTGCTCAGCACAAGGACCTCGAAGAAGCCGTGCTGGCGTGGTTCAAAAAACAGCGATTGGCGAACGTGCCCATCAGCGGTCCCATGTTGAAAGCCAAAACCGAACAGCTGGCCGAAGGGTTGAAGATAGAGGATTTCAAGTGCTCTGCGTCTTGGGTTCTGAGCTTCCGACAGCGGCACAACATCGGCTTCGGAAAGATGGCGGGCGAGTCGACAGCGGTGTGCTCCAGGTGTCACGACGACGTTTGGCCGTCTGGAACGGGTTACAGTGAATCTGACGAAGAAAGTTTCGTACTTCTCGATTCGGACGGAAGTTTCGTACTTCTCGACTCGTGA